In Candidatus Omnitrophota bacterium, one DNA window encodes the following:
- the rsmA gene encoding ribosomal RNA small subunit methyltransferase A, producing the protein MLSKSEIKSLEKKFGFRPQKRLGQNFLIDTNIQKKILEAANLKKNDTVLEVGPGLGELTFDMSRSVKEVVAVEFDKKLFSILDALAGDFKNISIVHEDFLKYDIAGLSPPGGKIKIISNLPYCVSTPIILKLLRNKACIESALLTLQREVAERLTAEPKTKAYGSLTLFTAFQAEVKRLFNIKKNSFYPVPQVDSAVILLKPRREAPVQVDDEDLLLALIKTAFSSRRKTLANSLFAAGFKDLPKTTIQNILHKAGISENARAEELSLSDFARIANLF; encoded by the coding sequence ATGCTTTCAAAAAGCGAAATTAAGTCCTTAGAGAAAAAATTCGGATTCAGGCCCCAGAAGAGACTGGGGCAGAATTTTTTAATAGATACGAACATACAGAAAAAGATCCTTGAGGCAGCTAATCTAAAAAAAAATGACACGGTATTAGAGGTAGGCCCGGGCCTCGGCGAGCTGACGTTTGATATGTCGAGATCGGTAAAAGAAGTTGTCGCTGTTGAGTTTGATAAGAAATTATTTTCTATTCTTGACGCGCTCGCGGGAGATTTTAAAAACATATCTATAGTGCATGAAGACTTTCTGAAGTATGATATCGCCGGGCTCTCGCCGCCGGGCGGGAAAATAAAAATCATATCGAATCTTCCATATTGTGTCAGTACGCCCATTATATTGAAACTGCTCCGGAATAAAGCCTGCATAGAATCGGCGCTCTTGACTCTTCAGCGGGAAGTAGCCGAGAGACTTACAGCAGAACCTAAAACCAAAGCATACGGCTCGCTGACTCTCTTTACGGCGTTTCAGGCAGAAGTAAAAAGGCTCTTCAATATAAAAAAGAATTCTTTTTATCCCGTGCCGCAGGTAGACTCTGCAGTCATACTGCTGAAACCGCGCAGGGAAGCGCCGGTCCAGGTCGATGACGAGGATCTCTTATTAGCTTTAATAAAGACAGCATTTTCGTCGCGCCGGAAGACGCTTGCGAATTCGCTCTTCGCGGCCGGTTTCAAAGATCTCCCCAAAACTACCATCCAGAATATCCTCCACAAAGCGGGCATATCTGAAAATGCGCGAGCGGAAGAGCTATCGCTCTCCGATTTCGCCCGCATCGCAAATCTTTTCTGA